From a region of the Aeoliella mucimassa genome:
- a CDS encoding response regulator, with product MRALIADDAKMMRTVIRRTLEGMGVDGIVEAEDGTQAIDAFRSDVFDIVLTDWNMPFKNGLEVLKAIRESDSKVPVIVITTEGQQKYVLEAVKAGVSDYILKPFEAATLKEKVEKLLPSLV from the coding sequence ATGAGAGCACTAATTGCCGACGATGCTAAAATGATGCGGACGGTGATTCGCCGGACGCTAGAGGGTATGGGAGTCGATGGTATCGTGGAAGCGGAAGACGGCACCCAAGCCATTGATGCATTCCGTAGCGATGTCTTCGATATCGTACTTACCGACTGGAACATGCCCTTCAAGAACGGTCTGGAAGTACTAAAGGCGATCCGCGAGTCGGATTCCAAGGTGCCGGTGATCGTGATCACTACCGAAGGCCAGCAGAAGTACGTGCTCGAAGCCGTGAAAGCTGGTGTATCGGATTATATTCTGAAACCGTTCGAGGCGGCTACGCTCAAAGAGAAGGTTGAGAAGCTGCTTCCCAGCCTGGTTTAA
- a CDS encoding chemotaxis protein CheX codes for MQAEWINPFVVATVSTFETMLQCGITRGTPFLKKDRQPGYEVSGLMSMEGNARGLVVASLDREVAIKATEHFMGSATGAIDADVIDVVCEITNMIAGGANNRLESLEMRIGLPSVVTGKNHVISYPTGVATISIPFQTDWGPLCVDASIKGSSEIESSSKDKVSKEGSLSTVGA; via the coding sequence ATGCAAGCCGAATGGATAAACCCGTTTGTGGTTGCCACCGTTTCGACGTTTGAAACAATGCTGCAGTGCGGCATTACCCGTGGTACGCCGTTTTTGAAAAAAGATCGTCAGCCAGGTTACGAAGTAAGTGGTTTGATGTCCATGGAAGGGAATGCCCGAGGACTCGTCGTAGCAAGTCTTGATCGCGAAGTCGCGATAAAGGCTACCGAGCACTTCATGGGCAGCGCGACCGGCGCCATCGATGCCGACGTGATCGACGTAGTCTGCGAAATAACCAATATGATCGCAGGTGGTGCGAACAATCGATTGGAAAGCTTGGAAATGCGTATTGGCTTGCCGTCGGTCGTGACCGGCAAGAACCATGTGATTAGCTACCCAACGGGAGTAGCCACTATTTCTATCCCGTTCCAAACCGATTGGGGTCCACTGTGTGTGGATGCCAGTATCAAGGGTTCATCTGAGATTGAGTCTTCCTCTAAGGATAAAGTATCCAAAGAGGGCAGTTTATCCACCGTGGGAGCGTGA
- a CDS encoding threonine aldolase family protein, producing MIDLRSDTVTKPTPAMREAMAQAEVGDDVMVEDPTVNALEQQVAELLGKPAALFVPSGTMGNQLGVRVHCRPGDEFLCEAQCHIYHYEQGAYAQLFGVATQPVVTPSGLPTIEQLAPRVRGSDLHHPRTKLLCLENTHNRHGGVVLDYQGVAEVCQWAAEAGLARHLDGARLWNAVVASGRSAAEWARHFDTVSVCFSKGLGAPVGSALVGPTELIAEARRTRKALGGGMRQCGILAAAAMHALEHHLPRLAEDHDKADVLRTAIDTAPHLEIERPGPQLTNLLFFQVKPSWGTAAEFVARAREQGVAMFDLDPHRVRAVVHRDVSMEQVQEAGAILQQIAEQGPLNG from the coding sequence ATGATTGATCTTCGCAGCGATACTGTAACGAAACCGACTCCCGCCATGCGCGAAGCCATGGCTCAGGCCGAGGTGGGCGACGACGTGATGGTGGAAGACCCCACGGTCAACGCCCTCGAGCAGCAAGTCGCCGAGTTGCTCGGCAAACCGGCCGCGCTGTTCGTCCCCTCCGGCACCATGGGCAACCAGTTGGGAGTGCGGGTGCACTGCCGGCCGGGGGACGAATTCCTCTGCGAAGCTCAATGTCATATCTATCACTACGAACAAGGAGCCTACGCCCAATTGTTTGGCGTCGCCACTCAACCGGTGGTGACCCCGAGCGGACTCCCTACCATCGAGCAGCTGGCACCGCGCGTGCGAGGTAGCGACCTGCACCATCCGCGAACCAAGTTGCTCTGCCTGGAGAATACGCATAATCGTCATGGTGGGGTGGTGCTCGACTATCAGGGAGTTGCCGAAGTTTGCCAGTGGGCGGCCGAGGCGGGACTCGCTCGACACCTCGACGGAGCCCGGCTCTGGAACGCGGTGGTCGCTTCCGGGCGGTCGGCGGCCGAGTGGGCGCGGCACTTCGATACCGTGAGCGTCTGCTTCTCGAAGGGACTCGGCGCCCCGGTCGGCTCGGCGCTGGTGGGCCCCACCGAACTCATTGCCGAAGCCCGTCGCACTCGCAAAGCCCTCGGCGGCGGCATGCGACAATGCGGCATCCTGGCCGCCGCAGCGATGCACGCCCTCGAACACCACCTTCCTCGTCTGGCTGAGGACCACGATAAAGCCGACGTGCTACGCACCGCGATCGACACCGCCCCGCACCTGGAAATCGAACGCCCCGGCCCGCAGCTAACCAACCTGCTGTTCTTCCAAGTGAAACCAAGTTGGGGCACCGCAGCCGAGTTCGTCGCCCGCGCCCGAGAGCAAGGCGTCGCGATGTTCGACCTCGATCCCCATCGCGTCCGCGCCGTGGTGCATCGCGACGTATCGATGGAACAAGTACAAGAAGCCGGCGCAATCTTGCAACAGATCGCCGAGCAAGGCCCCCTGAACGGTTGA
- the hisD gene encoding histidinol dehydrogenase: MLRIDTTKPEAAGQIESLRQKLAPASGDVVSEAGRRKTMEVFGEPLTPVEVVKRICQDVRERGLDAVLEYTAKLDGAELTAETIRVPQEDLAAAHQAADSEFLATIRRIRENVLRFQSAILHSDTTVPLDAGGWLRQRYLPIERAGLCVPGGAAAYPSTVLMTAVPAQAAGVKELVVVAPPTPFGSYNNDLLATCHELGIREVYRLGGAQAVAAMAYGLGSDANAELMRPVDKIVGPGNLFVALAKKYVFGDVDIDSIAGPSEVIVIADETTNAEYTAADLLAQAEHSPGSSVLITWHAPLIDQVEAQLEQQLAELSRSDLTRQALEEFGALILVSDREEAAALADQLATEHLHITCQQPEQLLDQIRAAGAVFLGPYSPVAVGDYAAGPSHVLPTGATARFASGLSSNDFLRTNSVISFTAENLNQVSSDVLLMAEKEGLTAHAASVSRRVK; encoded by the coding sequence ATGTTACGCATCGACACTACCAAGCCCGAAGCCGCTGGGCAAATTGAATCGCTACGACAGAAGCTGGCCCCCGCCAGTGGCGACGTGGTTAGCGAGGCGGGCCGCCGAAAAACGATGGAGGTCTTTGGCGAGCCGCTGACGCCGGTTGAGGTGGTGAAGCGAATTTGCCAGGACGTCCGCGAGCGGGGACTCGACGCGGTATTGGAATACACAGCCAAGCTCGACGGTGCGGAACTCACCGCCGAGACGATTCGGGTACCGCAGGAAGACTTGGCCGCCGCACACCAGGCAGCCGACAGCGAGTTCCTGGCGACCATCCGACGGATTCGCGAGAACGTGCTGCGGTTCCAGTCGGCCATCCTGCATAGCGACACCACGGTACCGCTCGACGCCGGCGGTTGGCTGCGGCAACGCTACTTGCCGATCGAGCGGGCGGGGCTGTGCGTGCCGGGCGGGGCAGCAGCCTATCCCTCTACGGTGTTGATGACTGCGGTGCCAGCGCAAGCGGCCGGCGTAAAAGAGCTGGTGGTGGTCGCCCCCCCGACACCATTCGGAAGTTACAACAACGACCTGCTCGCAACCTGTCACGAGCTTGGCATCCGCGAAGTCTATCGACTCGGTGGAGCCCAAGCCGTAGCGGCCATGGCTTACGGGCTAGGTTCCGACGCGAACGCCGAGCTGATGCGTCCAGTCGACAAGATCGTTGGGCCTGGCAACTTGTTTGTCGCGCTGGCGAAGAAGTACGTGTTCGGCGACGTCGATATCGATTCGATCGCTGGCCCGAGCGAAGTGATCGTGATCGCCGACGAGACGACCAACGCCGAATACACCGCGGCCGACCTGCTCGCCCAGGCCGAGCACTCGCCGGGCAGCAGTGTGCTGATTACCTGGCACGCTCCGCTGATCGACCAGGTGGAAGCACAACTCGAGCAACAACTGGCCGAGCTGAGCCGCAGCGATCTCACGCGCCAGGCGCTCGAGGAGTTCGGCGCGTTGATCCTGGTGAGCGATCGCGAAGAAGCGGCCGCGCTGGCCGATCAACTAGCGACCGAGCATTTGCACATCACGTGTCAGCAGCCCGAGCAGTTGCTCGATCAGATTCGAGCCGCCGGAGCGGTGTTCCTAGGACCTTACTCGCCCGTGGCGGTCGGCGACTACGCGGCCGGCCCGTCGCATGTGTTGCCCACCGGAGCAACCGCCCGGTTCGCCAGCGGACTGTCGAGCAACGACTTTCTGCGGACAAACAGCGTGATCTCGTTTACCGCGGAGAATCTGAACCAAGTTTCGTCCGACGTGTTACTGATGGCCGAGAAAGAAGGCCTAACCGCCCACGCAGCTAGCGTTTCACGACGCGTGAAGTAG